The Cognaticolwellia beringensis genome segment GTGCTGACGGTAACAGCCCTGTTGCTATTTACCCGAAACTTGCAGGCCAAAGCGCTGATTACCTCATAAAACAGTTACAAGAATTTAAAGCAGGCACTCGTAAAGACCCTGTAATGGGGCCTATGGCTGCCGCGTTAAGTGAACAAGACATGTTAGAAATTGCCAGCTATTATAGCGCTCAAAAAATTGCGGTAGCAGAGTTAGCAGGATCTGATATTGGTAAGAAACTTTATTTTGGTGGTAATGTTAAACGTAAAATCACTGCTTGTGTTGCTTGCCATGGTGTTAACGGTAAAGGCATGAATAAAGCAGGCTTCCCAACTATTGCAGGCCAAAATGAAGCTTATTTAAAAGCGCAGCTAATGAATTTCAAAAAAGGTCAGCGTAATAACGATTACAACACCATGATGCAAAGTGTTGCAGCTAAACTTTCAGTTAGCGATATGGATGAGTTAGCGAAATTTATGGCGTCGATGAAGTAAATTTAACGTTTTAATTACTAACATTTATGGCCATCAAAAAAGCAGCGTATATCGCTGCTTTTTCATATTTACAGGTAAAATTTTTAAAGCACAGCTAAACAATTCGTTGATTTTATTCATGTCATTATTTCACAATCATTAAATTCGTGTAGAATGCCAAATCAACATAGTTAGCAAATTATTAGAAGTAAACCATTTATCGTGTTTACGACAAGCAGAGACTCAATCAATGAAAAAATTTATCATTACTATTTTATTAGGATTAAGTGCAGTCGCTACAGCCAATGCAGCTGAAGGTAACGCCGAAGCAGGTAAAGGAAAATCAGCTATGTGTGCCGCTTGCCATGGCTCTGACGGCAATAGTCTTGTGCCTATGTACCCTAAACTAGCTGGGCAAAGTGCTAGTTATTTGGTTAAGCAATTAGCTGAATTTAAATTAGGCATGACATCAGGTGGTAAATCTGGTCGTGTTGACCCTGTAATGGGTGGCATGGCTATGACACTTAGCGAACAAGACATGGCCGACGTTTCAGCCTTTTATGCCAGCCAAAAAATAACGGCTGGTAGTGGTAACGCAGATGCATTAGGTAAAAAACTTTATTTAGGCGGTAACGCTGAAATGGAAGTTACGGCTTGTGTTGCTTGTCATGGTATTAACGGCAAAGGTATGCCAAACGCTGGCTTCCCTGCCCTTGCTAGCCAAAATGCTGACTACTTGAAAATTCAATTAGAAAAATTTCGTAACGGTACACGCAACAATGACCTAAATGGCATGATGCAAGGTGTCGCAGCGAACTTAACTGATGATGAAATTGCAGCACTTTCACAATACATGTCGTCATTAAAATAATAACGCGAGCTATTTAATAGCTTTTCATCTTATTATTTACAAAAAAAGCAGCGTTCATCGCTGCTTTTTATATTCAGGCTACTAAGTTAGTCGGCCATCTACAAAATATACAATGGCGCTTTGCATGCTATTTACCATAACCTTCCATAAAGGCTATGACCTTAAAGCCAATACTCCAGTGTCATTAGCGGCGAATTAATACCTATGAACCTTAAACTTATATACCCAATATTACTGTTTACTAGCCTAATATCTATTAGCACAGCAACGGCAGAATTATTTCCTAAGCTAGCGATTGATGATCACCAACAAAATATTTTTCGTGGCACTATAACGCCAGAAAGAGCCTGGTGGGATTTAAGTCATTATCATCTTGATATTAACGTAGACCCGATAAACAAGCATATTTCTGGTACCAACACCATGAAGTACATCGTCTTGTCAAAGCAGAAACGCCTACAAATTGAATTACAAGCGCCAATGCAACTCAACAAAGTAGAGCAAAACGGAAAAGTATTAGCTGTTGAGCAATTAGGTTATTCATATTTTATTACTGTTGAGCAAGAGCAAGAAGTGGGAAAAGAGTATCAACTCACTATGCACTTTTCAGGTCATCCTCGAGCAGCAGTTCGCGCACCTTGGGACGGTGGTATAACCTGGAATAAAGATGATAACGGTCATGATTTTATCGCTTCGTCGTGCCAAGGTTTGGGCGCCAGCATTTGGTGGCCAAATAAAGACCATGCATACGACGAACCGAATAATGGTGCCATGATCAGTGTTGAAGTGCCTGAGCATTTAATGGATGTTTCGAATGGCCGCTTAGTTAAGGTAGAGCATAATAAAGCTAAACAAACCAAAACCTTTCACTGGCAAGTCACAAACCCGATTAATAATTATGGCATTAATATTAACATCGGTGACTATGTACATTTTGGAGAAAAATACCAAGGTGAGTCAGGCGAGCTTGACATGGATTACTATGTTTTACGCGACAACCTCGACAAAGCCAAAAAACAGTTCAAAGATGCTAAGCGTACTATTGAAGCATTTGAATATTGGTTTGGCCCTTACCCTTTTTACCAGGACAGCTTTAAGCTTGTTGAAGCGCCCTATTTAGGCATGGAGCATCAAAGCTCTGTTACCTATGGCAACGGTTACCAAAATGGCTATTTAGGCCGTGACCGCAGCCAAACAGGTGCAGGTATGCTGTTTGATTTCATTATTGTGCACGAATCAGGTCATGAATGGTTTGCTAATAATATTACTCACAATGACATTGCAGACATGTGGATCCACGAAAGCTTTACCAGTTACTCCGAAAGTCTATTTTTGGAATATCACTATGACCAAGAAATAGCCTTTGAATATATTAGAGGAAAGCGGCTAAACATACAGAATAAAAGCCCGATTATAGGGCAATATGGCTTACATCAAGAAGGTTCAGGTGACATGTACGACAAGGGTGGCAACATGTTACACACCCTTCGTCAGATCATCGACAATGATGATACTTGGCGCAGTATTTTACGAGGTTTGAACAAAAAGTTTTATCATGGCATTGTCGAAACAGCACAAGTTGAAAGTTATATTAGTGATAAATCGGGCAAAAATTTAAGCAAAGTGTTTGACCAATATTTACGCGACATTCGAATTCCAACCTTTGAGTACTTTGTGAAAAATAACCAAGTACAATATCGCTGGAGTAATACTATCGATGGTTTTGATATGCCAGTGCGGGTGTTTATAAATGGCAAAGCCATGTGGCTTTCGCCGTCAAATAAATGGGCGAATATTAGTGTAGATAACGAACAAACTGAAGATAAGGCTGACAAAGTGCAAGTGATGGTCGATGCTAATTTCTATGTCAGTACCTTAAATTTACTCGGTAATTAATAGTAATCAAAATAAAAAAAATATTCTAGAGTGGTAAAACTTTGCTGAATGCAATGGGCTTTACGTCACAATATAAAAAGGGAAGCGCAATGGCTTCCCTTTATCGTCATATCGTCAATTAAAGCGCTAAAAAGCGTATTTAAAGCCAACGCTAAACACATCAGTTCCGTCGAAGTTTTCGAAAGAAGCTTCCACACTTGTTTTTTCATTCAGCTTTTTACCAACACCAGCACCAAAACCAAACTCCCACTCGTCGTCACTAATTGACGCGCCGTTGAAACTTGCTTTAAAATCTAAGTTAGCATACGACGGTACAGCATAGGCGTAAAAGCCATTGTCAAAGTTATACTGTCCACGAACTGAAAGTGCAGTGAAGCTTTCAACTTCTAACTTAACTCCACTGATTTTATCATCGGAAATACCCGTGCCCAAACGTAACTCAGGCACCAAAGAAAACTTGCTGCCCTCTAGAGCAAATTCATAAGTTACAGCACCATAAATAACACCTAATGAAAGGTCATCATCTGAGAGGTTCGCATAGCCAGCGCCAGCTGACCAGTTAGCCGAAGCGGTTAAAGGTAATGCTAGTAAAGAAAATGCAATTAAAGATTTTTTAAACACAATAATATCCTTTTATTATTCAACAAAGCGTGAATGTAAATATGAAGGTGCGCATGCTATCAACGCAATTTTTTTTAGGCAATGAGTTTGTTATTACAAATGCATAAAATTAGTAACAAGCTATGTCTTTAGTGCCCCAAAAAAAGACCATTTTAATCTGGATTTAACGCAGACATATCAAGTTGTTTCGCGCTATGATCAAAGCACTATAAAAGTGCCAATATTTATTCGGAGTATTTACATGATTGAAATTATTCAACCAACACAATTTAAAACCGTGCCTTGGAAAAACGGCAAAGGCGAGACGGTCGAAATGGCAATAAATTCTGGCGGGACCTTAGATAATTTCAACTGGCGTTTGAGTATGGCTAGTGTGGTTGAAGACGGAGTTTTTTCTAATTTCACTGATTACACCCGTAACTTAATTTTAATTGACGGAGATGGTATTAATCTACAACACAATGACAGTAAAATTGATCGATTAACCAAACTACTTGATTTTGCGACTTTTGATGGTGGTAACAAAACCGTTGGCAACTTACACAGTAATGAAATAACCGACTTTAATATTATTGCCCGTACTTCAGCCTTTAATACCAAGCTAGATTGCCAGACGAGTGCGAAAAACCATCCGCTTAAAAATAGCGACTTATGTTTTATCTATAGTTTATTCAAAGATGCAGAACTTACCGTCAGCAACACACAGGAAACTCTCACCTTGCCTGCTCAGCATTTGGTAAAAATAACCGATTTAACACAAAACCATTCATCCATCACAGGCGAGCACCTGATTATTGTTTATCTAAACCATTGCACATAGCGACATAATTGTCAGAAGGCGCGATGCGCTTTATATATCTTGTACTTAAGTCGCCCTATTTTGATAAAGCTTTTTTTCATCAATTATTAAGGTTATTAATCGCTATAAATACTCGTTTTAACTTTTAAATATGACTTTGTCTTCATGCTGTCGTAGGCTAGATGCACAACTAAAAAATCCCCCCTAACACTGAGAACATTGTGATGACATTTCGACATTTTATAACCTTATCGGGCCTACTCTTATTGTTATCGCCCTTGGCAAATGCAGAATTTGAGCGAAAAATTGCAATTGATGAAAGCAAAACCAGTAGTCATAGTACTAAAGTGAACGGCAAAAAATTTGATTACACGGCTACCACAGGCACACAACCCGTGTGGGACGAAGACGGCAACCCAATTGCTAGCCTTTTTTATACTTATTATCAACGTTCTAAAGTAAAAAATAACGCCGCGCGCCCTTTACTCATATCATTTAATGGCGGTCCAGGTTCGGCTTCAGTTTGGATGCACATAGCTTATACAGGCCCTAAAGTACTTAATGTTGATAACGAAGGTTTTCCTCTGCAACCATACGGTGTAAAAACGAATGAATTCTCCATTTTAGACAGCGATGATATTGTATTTGTCAATCCTGTAAACACCGGTTATTCCCGCGTTTTACCGAATAAAGAAGGTGAAATGCCGTCAAAAGAAGAACAAAAGAAAATGTTCTTTGGTGTAAATGCTGACGTAAAATACTTGGCTGATTGGGTTAACACCTTTGTTACCCGCAATAACCGCTGGCAATCACCTAAATATCTTATCGGCGAAAGTTACGGCACTACTCGTGTTTCAGGTTTAGCGCTAGAATTACAATCTCGCCAATGGATGTATCTAAACGGCGTTATTTTGGTGTCTCCAACCGATATTGGTATCAAACGTGACGGTCCAGTTAAAGCCGCTAATCGCTTACCTTATTTCGCGGCAACGGCTTGGTATCACCAAGCACTAACAAGTGATTTACAAAGCCAAGATTTATTAGATATATTACCTGAAATTGAACAATTCACCCTTGAGCAGTATCTACCAGCACTTGCTAAAGGTGGCTTTATTGCAGAAGATGAAAAACAGCGTATTGCCAAACAAGTTGCCCGCTATTCCGGTTTATCGGTACAAGAAGTATTACGTAATAATTTAGATATTGAAGCGTCTTATTTTTGGAAAGAAATACTCCGTAACCGTGAGCAAACCGTTGGCCGTTTAGATTCGCGTTATTTAGGCATCGATGAAAAGGTGACTGGCAGTCGCCCCGATTACAATGCCGAGCTAACTTCATGGTTACACAGTTTTACGCCTGCAATAAATTACTATTTGCGTGAAGAGCTTAATTATAAAACTGATCTTAAATATAACATGTTCGGTAATGTGCACCCGTGGGATAGAACCAACAATAATACCGGTAAAAACTTACGTTTAGCCATGGCGCAAAACCCGTATTTAAACGTAATGATCCAATCTGGTTATTATGACGGTGCGACTAATTATTTTGATGCTAAATATACTTTGTCACAACTTGACCCAAGCGGAAAAATGAAAGACAGACTTTCATTTAAAGGCTATAAAAGTGGCCACATGATGTATCTACGTTATCAAGATTTAGAAGCATCTAACCAAGATATTCGTGAGTTTATCAAAGCGACGTTACCGAATAGAACTACGCCGGCAAAATATCAAAGCAAACACTAATTTAAAACCTACTTTCGTACCTTAATAAACGTTGTCAGTGCATATACACTGACAACATTATTCACTACCCACCTGTCAAATAGTCCTAGTTTTACTCATTCTCTTCTCATTGACTTCTCATTGGCTCCTCCTTGTAAAAAAAAGCAATAATTCACAGGGAGAAAATAATGAGGACTGCAAGAGAGGAAACATCACAAATACAAACTACTTTTACTATTGAAGCACTGCTCATTGTAGATGTATTAACTCATTCTCTTCTCATTGGCTCCTCCTTGTAAAAAAAGCAATAATTCACAGGGAGAAAATAATGAGGACTGCAAGAGAGGAAACATCACAAATACAAACTACTTTCACTATTGAAGCACTGCTCATTGTAGATGTATTAACTCATTCTCTTCTCATTGGCTCCTCCTTGTAAAAAAAGTAATAATTCACAGGGAGAAAATAATGAGGACTGCAAGAGGGGGGAAAATCACAAATACAAACTACTTTTACTATTGAAGCACTGCTCATTGTAGATGTATTAACTCATTCTCTTCTCATTGGCTCCTCTCTGTAAAAAAAAAGTAATAATTCACAGGGAAAAAATAATGAGGACTGCAAGAGGGGGAAAAATCACAAATACAAACTACTTTTACTATTGAAGCACTGCTCATTGTAGATGTATTAACTCATTCTCTTCTCATTGACGCCTCTCTGTAAAAAAAAGTAATAATTCACAGGGAGAAAATAATGAGGACTGCAAGAGGGGGAAAATCACAAATACAAACTACTTTTACTATTGAAGCACTGCTCATTGTAGATGTATTAACTCATTCTCTTCTCATTGGCTCCTCCCTGTAAAAAAAAGTAATAATTCACAGGGAGAAAATAATAAGGACTGCAAGAGGGGGGAAAATCACAAATACAAACTACTTTTACTATTGAAGCACTGCTCATTGTAGATGTATTAACTCATTCTCTTCTCATTGGCTCCTCCTTGTAAAAAAAAGTAATAATTCACAGGGAGAAAATAATGAGGACTGCAAGAGAGGAAACATCACAAATACAAACTACTTTTACTATTGAAGCACTGCTCATTGTAGATGTATTAACTCATTCTCTTCTCATTGGCTCCTCTCTGTAAAAAAAAGTAATAATTCACAGGGGAAAAATAACGAGGTCTGCAAGAGGGTAAAAAGGCCGCCAGTTGGCAGCCTTGTGTTTCGTTGCTTTAAGCTAAATTTCGTAATTAATCACTTCGTAACCTAATGCCTGTAATTGAGGTTTCAACGTTTTAGCATCGCCCACGACTACCATTAACATTTCACTCAGGTTTAAGTGCTTTTTCGCCAAGGCGTTAATTTCTGCTTTACTGATATTAGCCACAATGTCATTGCGTTCTTTGACAAAATCAGATGTTAAGTCATGCTCTAAAATTTGCGCTAAAAAGCCAAGTTTACGACTCGGCGTTTCATATTTCAAAGCATCTTTTTGATTGATCGCACTACGCATAAAGGCTAACTCTTCATCACTGATACCTTGCTCAGCATAGCGCTTAATTTCCTCAACAAACTCAACAATTGATTTGTCGGTTACGTCAGCACGAACTTCTGCACTGGCGGTATAAGTGCCAGAGAATTTATCACCATAAAAATACGAGCGCGCACCATAGGTATAGCCCTTATCTTCACGTAAGTTTAAGTTGATACGACTATTAAATGCTCCCCCTAATGGAAAATTCATTAAATAGGCACGATAGTATTCACCTGTGACATCCTCGGTAAGTGAGCGCTTACCAATACGAATTGCAGATTGAGCTGCATTATCTTTATTAACTAAATAAAT includes the following:
- a CDS encoding c-type cytochrome; its protein translation is MKKFIITILLGLSAVATANAAEGNAEAGKGKSAMCAACHGSDGNSLVPMYPKLAGQSASYLVKQLAEFKLGMTSGGKSGRVDPVMGGMAMTLSEQDMADVSAFYASQKITAGSGNADALGKKLYLGGNAEMEVTACVACHGINGKGMPNAGFPALASQNADYLKIQLEKFRNGTRNNDLNGMMQGVAANLTDDEIAALSQYMSSLK
- a CDS encoding S10 family peptidase — encoded protein: MTFRHFITLSGLLLLLSPLANAEFERKIAIDESKTSSHSTKVNGKKFDYTATTGTQPVWDEDGNPIASLFYTYYQRSKVKNNAARPLLISFNGGPGSASVWMHIAYTGPKVLNVDNEGFPLQPYGVKTNEFSILDSDDIVFVNPVNTGYSRVLPNKEGEMPSKEEQKKMFFGVNADVKYLADWVNTFVTRNNRWQSPKYLIGESYGTTRVSGLALELQSRQWMYLNGVILVSPTDIGIKRDGPVKAANRLPYFAATAWYHQALTSDLQSQDLLDILPEIEQFTLEQYLPALAKGGFIAEDEKQRIAKQVARYSGLSVQEVLRNNLDIEASYFWKEILRNREQTVGRLDSRYLGIDEKVTGSRPDYNAELTSWLHSFTPAINYYLREELNYKTDLKYNMFGNVHPWDRTNNNTGKNLRLAMAQNPYLNVMIQSGYYDGATNYFDAKYTLSQLDPSGKMKDRLSFKGYKSGHMMYLRYQDLEASNQDIREFIKATLPNRTTPAKYQSKH
- a CDS encoding M1 family metallopeptidase, which gives rise to MNLKLIYPILLFTSLISISTATAELFPKLAIDDHQQNIFRGTITPERAWWDLSHYHLDINVDPINKHISGTNTMKYIVLSKQKRLQIELQAPMQLNKVEQNGKVLAVEQLGYSYFITVEQEQEVGKEYQLTMHFSGHPRAAVRAPWDGGITWNKDDNGHDFIASSCQGLGASIWWPNKDHAYDEPNNGAMISVEVPEHLMDVSNGRLVKVEHNKAKQTKTFHWQVTNPINNYGININIGDYVHFGEKYQGESGELDMDYYVLRDNLDKAKKQFKDAKRTIEAFEYWFGPYPFYQDSFKLVEAPYLGMEHQSSVTYGNGYQNGYLGRDRSQTGAGMLFDFIIVHESGHEWFANNITHNDIADMWIHESFTSYSESLFLEYHYDQEIAFEYIRGKRLNIQNKSPIIGQYGLHQEGSGDMYDKGGNMLHTLRQIIDNDDTWRSILRGLNKKFYHGIVETAQVESYISDKSGKNLSKVFDQYLRDIRIPTFEYFVKNNQVQYRWSNTIDGFDMPVRVFINGKAMWLSPSNKWANISVDNEQTEDKADKVQVMVDANFYVSTLNLLGN
- a CDS encoding outer membrane beta-barrel protein — its product is MFKKSLIAFSLLALPLTASANWSAGAGYANLSDDDLSLGVIYGAVTYEFALEGSKFSLVPELRLGTGISDDKISGVKLEVESFTALSVRGQYNFDNGFYAYAVPSYANLDFKASFNGASISDDEWEFGFGAGVGKKLNEKTSVEASFENFDGTDVFSVGFKYAF
- a CDS encoding HutD/Ves family protein, whose product is MIEIIQPTQFKTVPWKNGKGETVEMAINSGGTLDNFNWRLSMASVVEDGVFSNFTDYTRNLILIDGDGINLQHNDSKIDRLTKLLDFATFDGGNKTVGNLHSNEITDFNIIARTSAFNTKLDCQTSAKNHPLKNSDLCFIYSLFKDAELTVSNTQETLTLPAQHLVKITDLTQNHSSITGEHLIIVYLNHCT